Proteins co-encoded in one Bacillus sp. FSL H8-0547 genomic window:
- a CDS encoding glycosyltransferase, whose product MFTMTAGIAAGLYLLYRIQTLEKQKGDKDSLSRLSIIIPARNEEQNIGRLLNSLKGQYPAEILVVDDGSEDKTAEIASACGAEVMHAEEPPEGWLGKSWACFSGAKKAKGEWLMFLDADTFFEEFGAGKTAAAFLDQGASGILSVHPYHNIQKPYESLSAFFHLAAFSAMGAFRFLQRKGVSYGAFGQCMICTKQDYFKWGGHGIIKDKVAENMEFAVRVSRTGEPVRCLSGKGALSMRMYPDGPASLIAGFSKTFASGAKATDWKVLLPFVLWVAGCLSFLTEFPTGEWREVYALLYAAAVLHIWITVRKIGSFGIITALFFPFHAGFFMLVFITSFWRTFISKSASWKGRKIIVKEDAK is encoded by the coding sequence ATGTTTACGATGACAGCCGGTATAGCTGCCGGCCTTTACCTTCTATACAGAATTCAGACTCTTGAGAAGCAAAAAGGAGATAAAGATTCTCTAAGCAGGCTTTCTATTATTATTCCTGCAAGAAATGAAGAACAGAATATCGGCAGACTGCTGAATTCGCTGAAAGGCCAATATCCAGCCGAAATCCTTGTTGTGGATGATGGTTCAGAAGACAAAACAGCAGAAATTGCGTCTGCTTGCGGAGCAGAAGTCATGCACGCGGAGGAACCTCCAGAAGGATGGCTCGGAAAATCATGGGCATGCTTTTCGGGGGCAAAGAAAGCTAAAGGAGAGTGGCTCATGTTCCTTGATGCAGATACTTTTTTTGAGGAGTTCGGCGCGGGAAAAACGGCCGCTGCATTTCTTGATCAGGGAGCTTCCGGAATTCTGTCCGTTCACCCGTATCACAACATTCAAAAGCCATACGAATCACTTTCTGCTTTTTTCCACTTGGCAGCTTTTTCTGCTATGGGTGCTTTTCGTTTCCTTCAGAGAAAAGGTGTTTCATACGGTGCGTTTGGACAGTGCATGATCTGTACAAAACAAGATTATTTTAAATGGGGCGGTCACGGCATCATTAAAGACAAGGTCGCTGAAAATATGGAATTTGCCGTCCGTGTAAGCCGGACAGGAGAACCTGTCCGCTGCCTGAGCGGAAAAGGCGCACTTTCAATGAGAATGTATCCTGATGGGCCCGCATCTCTTATTGCGGGCTTTTCAAAAACATTTGCAAGCGGAGCGAAGGCAACGGATTGGAAGGTTCTGCTTCCATTTGTGCTCTGGGTGGCCGGATGTTTATCCTTTTTGACTGAGTTCCCTACGGGTGAGTGGCGGGAGGTGTATGCTCTTCTTTATGCTGCCGCTGTTCTGCATATTTGGATAACGGTAAGAAAAATTGGCTCTTTCGGCATTATCACCGCTCTGTTCTTTCCTTTTCATGCAGGTTTTTTCATGCTTGTTTTCATCACGTCATTTTGGCGGACCTTCATCAGCAAATCAGCATCCTGGAAAGGGAGAAAAATTATTGTAAAGGAGGATGCTAAGTGA
- the crtI gene encoding phytoene desaturase family protein, whose amino-acid sequence MNKKAVIIGGGLGGLSAAIRLRSDGYHVTVVEKGERVGGKLNMRGGLGYTFDTGPSILTMPWVLEKLFKSAGRNLSDYLTIKRIEPGWRTFYEDGTTIDLTSDLPVMLEELKKVSEEDANEFFDYLQYCSKMYEYSMKSFYSKSLSGLNDLRSLHSVKELLLMEPLKSMDGVTRKHFKNKKIRQLFNFLIMYIGSSPYHAPAVLSQLTHVQLGLGVYYVEGGMYNIALAMNKLLHELGADIHLNTKAERIVTEGSRAAGVELSDGRILHADIVVSNLEAIPAYNTLLKDKAGSSQKASDLQKYEPTVSGLVMLLGVDRTYENLAHHNFFFSEDPEKEFHQIFNEGKLADDPTVYVGISSKSDPTQAPAGKENLFVLTHVPPLKEGENFEFRKETYRAQILDKLERMGMTGLREHIEFEYTFTPNDLQSLYGANGGSIYGVATDRKKNGGFKIPSKSTLLENLYFVGGSTHPGGGVPMVTLSGQLTADLIAEHESKKPQINQDKEIS is encoded by the coding sequence ATGAATAAGAAAGCAGTCATTATCGGCGGCGGGCTTGGCGGGCTGTCAGCGGCAATCAGGCTCCGTTCAGACGGCTATCATGTCACAGTGGTGGAGAAAGGAGAGCGTGTCGGCGGCAAACTGAACATGCGCGGCGGACTCGGCTATACCTTTGATACAGGCCCGTCTATTTTGACAATGCCCTGGGTGCTTGAAAAATTATTTAAAAGCGCCGGGCGGAATCTATCAGATTACCTGACAATTAAAAGGATTGAGCCAGGCTGGAGAACATTCTATGAAGACGGGACAACGATTGATTTAACAAGCGATTTGCCGGTGATGCTTGAGGAACTGAAAAAAGTTTCCGAAGAAGATGCAAACGAATTCTTTGATTACCTGCAGTATTGCAGTAAAATGTATGAATACAGCATGAAGAGCTTTTACAGCAAAAGCTTATCCGGCCTGAATGACCTCCGCTCTCTTCACAGCGTAAAAGAACTGCTGCTGATGGAACCGCTGAAATCAATGGACGGCGTCACACGCAAGCATTTTAAAAACAAGAAAATCAGACAGCTGTTTAATTTTCTGATTATGTACATAGGCTCTTCGCCTTACCATGCCCCTGCCGTTCTTTCGCAGCTGACTCATGTCCAGCTCGGGCTTGGCGTCTATTACGTCGAAGGCGGCATGTACAACATTGCACTTGCCATGAACAAGCTGCTGCATGAACTCGGTGCTGACATTCACCTGAATACTAAGGCAGAGCGGATTGTCACTGAAGGCTCAAGAGCAGCCGGCGTCGAACTTTCAGATGGCAGAATCCTTCATGCCGACATTGTCGTATCCAATCTTGAAGCCATTCCTGCCTACAATACGCTTCTTAAAGATAAAGCCGGCAGCAGCCAGAAGGCGTCAGATCTCCAAAAATATGAGCCTACCGTATCAGGCCTTGTCATGCTTCTTGGAGTAGACCGGACGTACGAAAATCTGGCCCATCATAATTTCTTTTTCTCGGAAGATCCGGAAAAAGAATTTCATCAGATTTTTAATGAAGGCAAGCTTGCAGATGACCCGACGGTTTATGTCGGCATCTCGTCAAAATCTGATCCGACTCAGGCTCCAGCCGGAAAAGAAAACTTGTTTGTCCTTACTCATGTGCCTCCTTTGAAGGAAGGAGAAAACTTTGAATTCAGAAAAGAAACGTACCGGGCACAAATCCTTGATAAGCTGGAACGCATGGGGATGACAGGGTTAAGAGAGCACATTGAATTTGAATATACGTTTACGCCGAACGATCTTCAAAGTTTATACGGCGCAAACGGCGGCTCGATTTACGGAGTTGCTACAGACCGGAAGAAAAACGGAGGGTTTAAAATCCCGAGCAAAAGCACGCTGCTTGAAAATCTGTATTTTGTCGGAGGTTCCACCCATCCGGGCGGTGGAGTGCCGATGGTCACCCTTTCCGGACAGCTGACCGCAGACCTGATAGCAGAACACGAAAGCAAAAAGCCTCAAATCAATCAAGACAAAGAAATTTCCTGA
- a CDS encoding glycosyltransferase, translated as MLLMFEIFLACLLAWTILNSLFMPSLKKGSTGATPLVSILIPLRNEEKNAGDLAASLKGLSYPNLEIIMLDDQSTDRTKEVLTDATKNDSRFRIVTGSDLPDGWAGKVFACHQLSKMASGDYYLFLDADVRVHKHTIESSLALMKQKKASMLSGFPRFPVKTILEKWLVPMQHLLIYFHLPLYLANHTSMAAASAAHGAFIMFEKNAYLKFGGHQAVKDAIVDDVVLAKITKQNGYRAVLANVTEYVTCYMYDSNKAVWEGFKKNIFPGFGRSIVIVILFSLFYGAVYLFPFFLALYGITELIQGKMNLHLFVPYLLIVLQKAYIDLRSRQTLALSPAIPFSAAAFLLLLYASMFASIKKTGYTWKGRTYD; from the coding sequence ATGCTTCTTATGTTTGAGATTTTCCTTGCCTGTCTTCTCGCCTGGACCATACTTAATTCTCTTTTCATGCCGTCTTTAAAAAAAGGGTCGACCGGCGCCACACCTTTAGTCTCAATCTTAATTCCCCTCCGGAATGAGGAAAAAAATGCAGGAGATCTCGCCGCATCACTTAAGGGCCTGTCCTATCCAAACCTTGAAATCATCATGCTCGATGATCAGTCGACTGACCGGACAAAAGAAGTGTTGACGGATGCTACCAAGAATGACAGCCGGTTTAGGATTGTGACAGGTTCAGACCTGCCTGATGGATGGGCAGGCAAAGTATTTGCCTGTCACCAGCTGAGCAAAATGGCATCAGGCGACTATTATTTATTTCTTGATGCAGATGTACGCGTTCATAAACATACGATCGAAAGTTCACTCGCCTTAATGAAACAAAAAAAAGCATCCATGCTTTCCGGTTTTCCCCGCTTTCCGGTCAAAACGATTCTCGAAAAATGGCTTGTGCCCATGCAGCATCTCTTAATCTATTTTCATCTTCCGCTTTACCTTGCCAATCACACGTCTATGGCAGCTGCATCCGCTGCACACGGTGCCTTTATCATGTTTGAAAAAAACGCATACCTCAAGTTTGGAGGACATCAGGCGGTTAAAGACGCCATAGTAGATGATGTGGTTCTTGCAAAAATCACGAAACAAAACGGATATCGCGCAGTCCTTGCGAATGTCACGGAATATGTCACCTGTTATATGTATGACAGCAATAAAGCTGTTTGGGAAGGATTCAAAAAAAACATTTTTCCGGGGTTTGGGCGATCGATTGTGATTGTCATACTCTTTTCGCTGTTTTACGGAGCAGTCTACCTGTTTCCTTTTTTTCTAGCACTCTATGGAATTACAGAACTGATTCAGGGGAAAATGAACCTGCATCTTTTTGTCCCCTACCTGCTTATCGTACTCCAAAAAGCATACATCGACTTGCGCAGCAGGCAGACACTGGCTTTGTCCCCTGCCATTCCGTTTTCGGCAGCAGCCTTCCTGCTGCTCCTTTATGCGTCCATGTTTGCTTCTATTAAAAAAACCGGCTATACCTGGAAAGGAAGAACCTATGATTAA
- a CDS encoding DUF3243 domain-containing protein, giving the protein MSNHQVKDDSIQTEKIENKLDSMNNEKMDAILRDFEEFKSYLGDKVEAGKRLGLSDEMLAKGAEKVAGYLANNVEPKNSEEYLLHQLWKVGNDEERHYLAHMLVKLANETN; this is encoded by the coding sequence ATGTCAAATCATCAAGTAAAAGACGATTCAATTCAAACTGAAAAGATTGAGAACAAGCTGGATTCTATGAACAATGAAAAAATGGACGCGATCCTGAGAGACTTTGAAGAGTTTAAATCGTACTTAGGGGATAAAGTTGAAGCCGGGAAACGCCTCGGACTGAGTGATGAGATGCTGGCCAAAGGCGCTGAAAAAGTAGCCGGTTACCTTGCCAATAACGTAGAACCTAAAAACAGCGAAGAATATCTTCTCCATCAGCTTTGGAAAGTCGGAAATGATGAAGAAAGACATTACCTTGCACACATGCTTGTGAAACTGGCCAACGAAACGAATTAA
- a CDS encoding GDYXXLXY domain-containing protein, with protein MNRLIPLGYAASIVFILSGIIFFFASNWGGFERTEKTALAAGIMILFYGGSFLFGKWMKRPELTRWLLVGGAVSFGAAVALIGQIYNSHADSYLLFVIWLIPSLLLAVITRYQPFAILSYVLFMLSYWFYLYPSSIFLYRTEFEQLLIYLGIVLLNGVVFFLARSLGLKVLEYCAFAVVHLFLIIMSFYYVFETYSLWMNGLFLAVLLFSYFSFMKKAGHQALTFIGFTMAGIYVLSKYIEMSIRLSDQLGGLSFYFFSILLALIFLGAGIFAAVKASKQASSDSAAFKVSKNILIVIITFTSSILLSSSLAGLLYLIFESSYALAIVSMVFLILAAVLKTVNPAARYTLFITGFLSALGVITIMDTAAVYLFLIAGAVILLIEREGFLQFLSYSFVLVLLLNLFSVHFEWTDHFRVILAAMSLIQFALLLVPFKPLRKLDSVFLTYGFLLLYPAAFWGADWRETLVYQILYFGLNLAALVIYQQKEEVFKRNAAWVFFILFLTGLYYDFAWKLLHKSVTFLIIGVVLFAAARYFDRENRAGESAFSKKRWAMIAAVVLLQLGFTGYQSIANETALKEGTSVILQLEPLDPRSVLQGDYVQLRYEAGRFEADETIKSGTVVTVKVKKDSTGVFRQEGEPVIGRAADMGEPEQDTVYLTGKYNGYDSVHFGIESFFVEEGTGLELERSAKYAKVIVSRAGNALLTDVKKDLSSLK; from the coding sequence ATGAACAGACTTATCCCGCTCGGCTACGCAGCTTCAATTGTATTTATCCTCTCAGGCATCATCTTTTTCTTTGCATCAAACTGGGGAGGCTTTGAGCGAACGGAAAAGACCGCCCTTGCAGCAGGTATTATGATTCTGTTTTATGGAGGAAGCTTTCTTTTTGGAAAATGGATGAAGAGGCCGGAGTTGACTAGATGGCTGCTGGTTGGCGGGGCAGTGTCCTTTGGGGCTGCCGTCGCTCTGATCGGGCAGATTTACAATTCACATGCAGACAGTTATCTCCTGTTTGTCATATGGCTGATTCCATCCCTGCTGCTTGCTGTTATTACCCGCTATCAGCCTTTTGCCATATTATCCTACGTGCTGTTTATGCTTTCGTACTGGTTTTATCTCTATCCGTCAAGCATCTTTCTTTACCGGACGGAATTCGAGCAGCTCCTCATCTATCTTGGAATCGTGCTGTTAAATGGAGTGGTCTTTTTTCTTGCGAGGTCACTGGGGCTGAAGGTGCTTGAATATTGTGCGTTTGCTGTCGTTCACCTCTTTTTGATCATCATGTCGTTTTACTATGTGTTTGAAACCTACAGCCTCTGGATGAATGGCTTGTTCCTTGCCGTTCTTCTGTTCAGCTATTTTTCATTCATGAAAAAAGCGGGGCATCAGGCCCTGACGTTTATTGGCTTCACGATGGCGGGCATCTATGTTCTATCAAAATATATTGAGATGAGCATACGTCTGTCAGATCAGCTTGGAGGACTCAGCTTTTACTTTTTCTCCATCCTGCTGGCTCTTATCTTTTTGGGTGCCGGAATTTTTGCAGCAGTCAAAGCATCTAAACAGGCATCAAGTGATTCGGCAGCGTTTAAAGTGTCTAAAAATATTCTGATTGTGATTATCACGTTCACATCTTCCATTTTGCTGTCATCAAGCTTGGCCGGCCTGCTTTATCTGATATTTGAGTCCTCATATGCTTTGGCAATCGTGAGTATGGTGTTTCTGATTTTGGCTGCAGTCCTGAAAACAGTAAATCCTGCAGCAAGGTATACGCTTTTCATTACAGGATTTTTATCAGCTCTTGGGGTCATCACCATCATGGATACAGCGGCTGTTTATCTTTTTCTAATAGCGGGAGCAGTCATCCTCCTGATTGAAAGAGAAGGTTTCCTTCAATTTCTCTCTTATTCATTCGTGCTCGTTTTATTGCTTAACCTGTTTTCCGTGCATTTTGAGTGGACTGATCATTTCAGAGTGATTCTTGCAGCCATGTCACTCATTCAATTTGCCCTTTTGCTGGTTCCGTTCAAGCCTCTGCGAAAGCTTGACAGTGTATTTCTGACATATGGTTTTCTGCTGTTGTATCCTGCAGCGTTCTGGGGTGCGGACTGGCGGGAAACACTTGTCTATCAGATTTTGTATTTTGGACTGAATCTTGCAGCACTGGTCATTTATCAGCAAAAGGAGGAAGTGTTTAAGAGAAATGCAGCCTGGGTGTTTTTTATTCTGTTTTTAACAGGCTTATATTATGACTTTGCCTGGAAGCTGCTGCATAAATCGGTCACGTTCCTGATTATTGGCGTGGTGCTGTTTGCAGCTGCCCGTTACTTTGACCGGGAAAATAGAGCAGGGGAATCTGCCTTTTCAAAAAAGAGATGGGCGATGATTGCAGCTGTTGTTCTTCTGCAGCTGGGATTCACGGGTTATCAGTCTATTGCCAATGAGACTGCTTTAAAAGAAGGAACGTCTGTCATTCTTCAGCTCGAACCGCTGGATCCGAGATCTGTGCTGCAGGGAGATTATGTACAGCTTAGATATGAAGCCGGCCGTTTTGAAGCAGATGAAACCATCAAAAGCGGCACGGTTGTCACTGTTAAAGTGAAGAAGGACAGTACCGGGGTTTTCAGACAGGAAGGAGAGCCTGTCATTGGAAGGGCGGCCGACATGGGAGAGCCTGAACAGGACACCGTCTATCTCACCGGGAAATACAATGGCTATGACAGTGTGCATTTCGGCATTGAATCGTTTTTTGTGGAAGAAGGTACCGGGCTTGAGCTTGAACGCTCGGCGAAGTATGCAAAAGTCATTGTATCCCGCGCAGGAAATGCTTTATTGACGGATGTTAAAAAGGATCTCTCTTCATTAAAATAG